In Treponema vincentii, a single window of DNA contains:
- the flhB gene encoding flagellar biosynthesis protein FlhB, producing MQKLAIEAASGYSERNFFIDLQWFAAEDEGRTEDPTDYKIRKAREEGRVAKSQDINAALVLLFPAGALIFLSSFFLEECMEILRFFFLRSTQADIRSGMWFGIFVQYFLKLALPLALIAMIAGVIANVLQNNGFLFSTKPIQPQFNKIVPDFIRFFKRALFSTEGLFNFAKSLTKVVVLVFVAFLMIRANLPHFIELLTVSFPQAIFFIAGVAAKLLATAALLLLILAIPDYFFQRKQFIDSLKMTKQEIKEEYKELEGDPQVKGRIRQQMQAILSQNAIRNVPKADVVITNPTHFAIAMQWDSKTMAAPMVLAKGADAMAQKIKAIAREHNIPLIENKPLARALYAKVQIGDIIPEEYYRALSLVFAEVYTLNNKKQEFYRR from the coding sequence ATGCAGAAACTCGCGATAGAGGCTGCCAGCGGATATAGTGAGCGGAACTTTTTTATCGACTTGCAGTGGTTTGCCGCAGAGGACGAAGGGCGTACCGAAGATCCAACCGACTATAAAATACGCAAGGCTCGTGAAGAAGGGCGTGTTGCAAAAAGTCAGGATATCAACGCTGCATTGGTACTGCTATTCCCCGCCGGTGCACTGATCTTTCTTTCCTCCTTTTTTTTGGAAGAATGTATGGAAATTCTCCGCTTCTTTTTTTTGCGGAGCACACAGGCGGATATCCGAAGCGGTATGTGGTTCGGTATCTTTGTGCAATATTTTTTAAAGCTTGCCCTTCCACTTGCTCTTATCGCTATGATTGCAGGCGTGATTGCCAATGTTCTTCAAAACAACGGTTTTTTATTTTCTACCAAACCTATTCAGCCTCAATTCAACAAGATTGTCCCCGACTTTATCCGTTTTTTTAAACGGGCGCTTTTTTCTACCGAAGGCTTGTTCAATTTTGCGAAGTCGTTGACAAAGGTTGTCGTGCTGGTGTTCGTTGCCTTTTTAATGATACGGGCAAACCTTCCCCATTTTATTGAGCTGTTGACGGTGAGCTTTCCGCAAGCGATCTTTTTTATTGCAGGAGTCGCGGCAAAACTGCTTGCAACTGCTGCATTGTTACTGCTGATTCTTGCAATTCCCGATTATTTTTTCCAGCGCAAGCAATTTATCGATTCGCTGAAGATGACAAAGCAGGAAATAAAAGAAGAATACAAGGAATTGGAAGGAGACCCGCAGGTCAAAGGGCGAATCAGGCAACAAATGCAGGCAATTCTATCTCAAAATGCAATCCGCAATGTCCCTAAGGCTGATGTCGTTATTACGAACCCGACGCACTTTGCAATCGCAATGCAGTGGGATTCAAAAACAATGGCGGCGCCGATGGTGCTGGCAAAGGGTGCCGATGCGATGGCGCAGAAAATAAAGGCGATTGCCCGCGAGCATAATATTCCTTTAATAGAAAACAAACCGCTTGCCCGTGCGCTCTATGCTAAAGTCCAAATCGGTGATATAATACCGGAGGAATATTATCGGGCGCTCTCATTGGTGTTCGCAGAAGTATATACCCTCAACAACAAAAAACAGGAATTTTATAGAAGATAA
- the flhA gene encoding flagellar biosynthesis protein FlhA: MAAKKYNIDIAVAFTVILMVLMFIIPLPTVLLDFFMALNLTFSLVVLLIVLFTARATDFSVFPSLLLLSTIFGLVLNVSSTRLILSKGEAFDGAMIRAFSSFVIGASGNQGLVIGFVIFIILIAVQAFVITKGAKRVAEVSARFKLDSHPTKSMSIDAEYNAGIITDEEARQKKAQLQREDDFYGAMDGANQFVSGNVKVGIFITVINVIAGLIIGMVFRQEPFSNALRTYTTLTIGDGLLAQLPSLFLSVATGLLVTRMIDEGSFGQDIKKQFSQIGWIYFVAAGTLAIMGVLPGFPHVVLFIIAFVLAFVGWRILKAEQLYKQTAKEKQATQKQGGQQRGGSGGEPAQGEIAPIVPLDPLSLELGYALIPLVDKDKGAELLERITRIRREAALDLGLVAPRIRIIDNMRLEPSEYCFKIKGVEVARGKIRMGWYLGINPGGVSEEIPGERTVDPTFGLPAVWISEENRDRAERAGYTVVDPPAIIATHLTEVIKKHAAEILGRQEVQGIMDALRKDYPAVIDEAAKVCSLGEVQKVLQGLLREQVSIRNTIVILETLADFRPITSDVSLLVEKVRQALGRQICLQYADENKTLHVLTIEPSLAQKIIESRIDTVNGPMAALEPSEQRMWIRSLIQAVTTVQKNGFLPIVLAPEASARILIKNSTDREIPDLVVLSIPEISKDIQVEVIGEIKLEQDKN, translated from the coding sequence ATGGCAGCAAAAAAGTATAATATCGATATCGCAGTTGCATTTACCGTCATTCTCATGGTGCTGATGTTTATCATCCCGCTTCCCACCGTGCTGCTTGATTTTTTTATGGCGCTGAACCTCACGTTCAGTTTGGTCGTATTGTTGATTGTATTATTCACTGCGCGCGCTACCGACTTTTCGGTCTTCCCTTCATTATTGTTGCTTAGTACCATCTTCGGATTAGTATTGAACGTATCCTCCACACGGTTAATCCTTTCCAAGGGGGAAGCCTTTGACGGTGCGATGATACGGGCGTTCAGCTCTTTCGTTATCGGTGCATCGGGTAATCAAGGCCTCGTTATCGGGTTTGTCATCTTTATCATCCTTATTGCAGTGCAGGCCTTTGTTATTACGAAAGGCGCCAAGCGGGTCGCAGAGGTTTCCGCCCGTTTTAAACTCGATTCTCATCCGACCAAGAGTATGTCGATCGACGCCGAATATAACGCAGGCATTATTACCGACGAAGAAGCTCGGCAGAAGAAAGCACAGTTGCAGCGGGAAGATGATTTTTACGGTGCGATGGACGGTGCAAATCAGTTTGTGTCCGGTAACGTAAAAGTCGGTATTTTTATTACGGTTATCAATGTTATTGCCGGTTTGATTATCGGAATGGTGTTCCGGCAGGAGCCTTTTTCCAATGCGCTGCGCACCTATACGACTCTGACGATAGGAGATGGATTGCTGGCGCAGCTGCCTTCGCTCTTTTTGTCGGTAGCGACCGGCTTGCTTGTTACCCGTATGATCGACGAGGGGTCATTCGGGCAGGACATCAAAAAGCAGTTTTCTCAAATCGGTTGGATTTACTTTGTTGCGGCAGGTACACTGGCTATTATGGGTGTGCTCCCCGGCTTTCCCCATGTTGTCTTATTTATTATCGCGTTTGTTTTGGCATTTGTCGGATGGCGAATTCTCAAGGCTGAACAACTGTACAAACAAACTGCAAAAGAAAAACAAGCAACGCAAAAGCAAGGAGGCCAGCAGCGCGGCGGCTCCGGAGGAGAACCTGCGCAGGGAGAAATCGCACCCATTGTACCGCTCGATCCGCTGTCCTTGGAACTGGGCTATGCGTTAATTCCGCTTGTCGATAAGGACAAGGGTGCGGAACTGCTCGAACGTATTACGCGCATCCGTCGGGAAGCTGCGCTTGACCTCGGGTTGGTTGCCCCGCGTATCCGCATTATCGATAATATGCGGCTTGAGCCGAGCGAATACTGCTTTAAAATTAAAGGCGTCGAAGTAGCGCGGGGTAAGATACGCATGGGCTGGTACCTCGGAATAAACCCCGGCGGCGTTTCCGAAGAAATACCCGGCGAACGCACCGTCGACCCAACCTTCGGTTTACCTGCAGTGTGGATATCCGAAGAAAACCGCGACCGAGCAGAGCGCGCCGGCTATACGGTGGTAGATCCGCCTGCGATTATTGCGACGCACCTCACCGAGGTAATTAAAAAGCATGCAGCCGAAATTCTCGGGCGGCAGGAAGTGCAGGGTATTATGGATGCGTTGCGCAAGGATTATCCGGCGGTTATCGATGAAGCGGCAAAAGTGTGCAGCCTTGGCGAGGTACAAAAAGTGCTGCAAGGCCTCTTGCGGGAACAGGTTTCCATCCGCAATACGATCGTTATTTTGGAAACGCTTGCGGATTTCCGACCGATTACTTCCGATGTTTCCCTCCTTGTTGAAAAGGTGCGACAGGCGCTCGGTAGACAGATATGCTTACAGTATGCCGATGAAAATAAAACACTCCATGTGCTGACGATTGAACCGTCACTTGCTCAAAAAATTATCGAAAGCAGAATAGATACGGTAAATGGGCCGATGGCGGCACTTGAACCGTCCGAGCAGCGGATGTGGATACGCTCTCTTATTCAAGCTGTTACAACCGTGCAAAAAAATGGCTTTCTGCCGATTGTATTGGCGCCCGAAGCTTCTGCTCGCATTTTGATTAAAAATTCAACCGATAGGGAGATCCCCGATTTAGTTGTGCTCTCCATTCCCGAGATTTCGAAGGATATACAAGTTGAAGTAATCGGTGAGATTAAGTTGGAACAGGATAAAAACTAA
- the flhF gene encoding flagellar biosynthesis protein FlhF: protein MELFVEQDSTYDKCLKKITKKHGDAVTIWRRKDAKSSRLFGLFEKDVVEVTFTVNDKIPPRPSLLSEQQPTMRPPARLGGVSNLNDEEERLKIVTRYANKNPAAADELRQYVDITSKKNLGKKAAPVSTSDEGKSVEKLAATVERLVAEMKKQNMLRDDAEHAHIVKVQKILEENDFSPSYIKKLSARLKDELSYTEIESFSTIQKKLFELLAESIKIKPTNNQPKMRVVLLVGPTGVGKTTTLAKIAAQYIGKKSGKPLRVKVITIDNWRIGASYQMNRYCELMGIPLTVAASPDDVRKCMALYREEADVICIDTIGRSPKDREKISIMQNYFTELGDDAEVYLTVCAGTRINDIREIMKEYAVFKYKSLIVTKFDETSYIGNLLSIISETDIPITYITVGQAVPQDLMPADIGAFLRKLKGFSVDVEYINQLSSKDRK from the coding sequence ATGGAACTTTTTGTTGAGCAAGATTCGACGTATGACAAATGTCTTAAAAAAATTACAAAAAAGCATGGTGATGCCGTTACTATCTGGAGAAGAAAAGATGCCAAGAGCAGTCGACTTTTCGGACTTTTCGAAAAAGATGTAGTTGAAGTAACGTTTACGGTAAACGATAAAATACCTCCGCGGCCATCCCTACTATCGGAACAACAGCCGACGATGAGACCGCCAGCCAGATTGGGTGGTGTGAGTAATCTGAACGATGAAGAAGAACGGCTTAAGATCGTAACGCGATACGCAAATAAAAACCCTGCTGCTGCCGATGAGCTGCGCCAATATGTCGATATAACTTCGAAAAAAAACCTCGGGAAGAAGGCTGCACCCGTTTCTACATCGGATGAGGGGAAATCTGTAGAGAAGCTCGCCGCAACAGTTGAACGCCTCGTTGCGGAAATGAAAAAACAGAATATGTTGCGAGATGATGCCGAGCATGCACATATTGTTAAAGTCCAGAAAATACTTGAAGAAAACGATTTTTCTCCTTCATATATTAAAAAGCTTTCTGCCCGCCTGAAGGATGAGCTGAGCTATACAGAAATCGAAAGCTTTTCGACAATACAGAAAAAACTCTTTGAACTGCTTGCCGAATCGATCAAAATTAAACCTACCAATAATCAGCCTAAAATGCGGGTGGTTTTATTGGTCGGGCCAACGGGTGTCGGAAAAACGACGACATTAGCTAAAATTGCAGCTCAGTATATCGGTAAAAAATCGGGAAAACCTTTACGAGTTAAGGTTATTACGATCGACAACTGGCGCATAGGAGCTAGCTATCAAATGAATCGCTACTGCGAATTGATGGGGATTCCGCTTACAGTTGCTGCGAGCCCTGACGATGTGCGTAAATGCATGGCGCTGTATCGTGAGGAAGCTGATGTTATTTGTATCGATACCATCGGGCGCAGTCCGAAAGACCGTGAAAAAATTTCGATCATGCAAAACTACTTTACCGAACTGGGCGATGATGCAGAAGTCTATTTGACGGTATGTGCCGGAACTCGAATAAACGACATTCGGGAAATTATGAAAGAGTATGCGGTTTTTAAATACAAATCGCTGATTGTTACAAAGTTTGATGAAACCTCATATATCGGCAATTTACTCAGTATCATTTCGGAAACGGATATACCGATAACGTATATAACGGTAGGGCAGGCCGTTCCTCAAGATCTTATGCCCGCAGACATCGGAGCCTTTTTGAGAAAACTGAAGGGTTTTTCAGTCGATGTGGAATATATCAATCAACTTTCTAGTAAAGATAGAAAGTAA